The nucleotide sequence tGAAAAATTGAAACATTTAATGAGATTAAAAAATGACAAATTTAACATCAGTGTGATATTGGACCAAATCTAAAGCTGAACTTACgttatgtactattcagtgttAAATTTGCAATTATTTTGAGATATGTTCGACTTTTGTCTTAAAATTTTGTGACAGCCTACATTTATGTTGTGTGAATTTGCTAGAAGAAATTCAAATTTTCGAACAAGTTACAATATGCACCAGTAGCACCACAAATACTGGTGCACCAGATATTCTCCCTTTAGTTGTGCACGGAGTATCCAAGTACGATGAAAAAATAGCATAAAAATAAGGTACGGCAAAAAAAACATGAGCGCACTTAATTGTGCTTTTTCAAGAGTGCGTTTTTTAACTCAAAAGAAgtgaacttgattttcttgtttttTAAAACTTAAATAGTCTTTTTTCTATTTTCTCCAAAGAAGATTTACATATATTGCTTGTTCCCCTAAAAATActtaaatttcttgttttttttgctttttctcaaaaaagaaacatAAATTTCTATTATTGATCATCGTAATAATTTTTCTCTTTTCGATGATCTTCTTACATATCTTGCTTTTTTCGCTATTATTGATGATCATAAAAAAAAGCAAGATATGTAACAAATCATCATAATAAAATACTTGAAAAGACAGTAGTGTCTTTTATTCTCTGTTTTCTTGAAAAGGACTCAGATCTATTATAAAAATTGTCAAAAGTACAAAAACATTTAAATATAATAAAAAATACATCAAAGCCCTTGGACCATGGAACGACCATTGCTGACAGAATGAGCCAATGACATGTCGCCGCTTCCGTATTGAAGTCACACTCGCCTAGTTGACGACAGTCGGGACTTTGTGCAGGTTCCCCTATGGATTGTCACCCCAGAACCATATTTTTCATTGTTGAACCTTTGAATCGATCTGAAAAACCTCACACAAAAATCTTGCCCTTGTGTGCGCATGGCGGGGAATCCTAACCTCGCCGCCCCAGAGCCAAAAGGGATCCATGTCGTGGTTACGTCAACTTTGCCACGGCAGACAAACTTAAGGAGGATCGATGCTCGAAAGACTGAATCGAAGAACTAAAAGCCTAGCATATCTACTAGTCGAAGTCGAGACATCAGGATTTCCCTCTCCGCCACAGATTGTCGGATCGGTCGTCAAAGGGAAGGCCAATCCATGGACTCGTCGGTGATGATTGAGAGGAGGAAGCCTTGACCCTAGTAGCCTTGCGAAGGCGAAAGAAAGAATCGTAGCAGCCAATGCCCCCTTTTTCTTTTCTATAATTTGTACTACCTGTGTGCAGTGAGTGCGTGCGCCCCCTGCATAGCTAGGCTACGTACGTTTAGCTTGGCTCATTTGGACTTAGCAAAACACACGCAAACGTTTGTTGTGTGGTTGCTACCAAAAGCTAGAAACTAAAATCTTGTACCAAAGACCAATCCTTGGTTGGCTAGGTTAGGATAGTTTTTGCTATAGATACAAATGCACAATACATTATGCCTGCGGCCAGACTTGGTCACACAAACACAACACACAAGGGAGGTGACAAAACCAAAGGTCCCGGCGAGGGCGGCATAGCCCCCGTGCATATCCTATTATCCTCTGGCTACCCTATAAATATCATCCATGTCATGAGATGCATAAGGCAGCAGTGCATGCGCCATTCTTGTGCTTTCACCTAGCTAGTACGTACGGTACGTTTTGCAATCTTGCTCTCACGGCGGCGTTTTTCGATTTTGTGTTCATCTCATTGGCCGTTCGTAGCCGAACACATTTGTGCTGCAGATTGATCTTGGAATTAGGTCTGAAGGAAGCAAAGGAGGAGAAAGGAAAAGCAGAAGATGAGCACCGCCAAGACGTCGTGGCCGGAGGTGGTGGGCTGGCCGGCGGCGCAGGCCGTGACTCAGGTCAACACCGACAGACCTGACGTCGCGATCGAGGTGCTCCCGTCTAGCACCAGCGTGTCCCCGGGGTTCAGTAGCACGCGCGTTCGCATCTTCTTTGATGGGACTGGCAGCGTTGCAGCCACTCCACAGGTCGGTTAGGCCCGTGCCGCCGCCTTGCTGGGGACAATCCTCTTTCCGAAAAAAAAGAAGCGGAAGACGCATTTGATTTTATCAATGTACTCTACTACTATTAAGAATGGAGACCTTGGCTACTTCGAGTTCGAGGTTTTTTTTTTTGGCATGGTTGGCTACTTCGAGGTTGGGTATGTACTCTTTATAGttttttagaaagggatgtacTCTTTACGGTTGTATTGTCTTTATGTGATGTTTTGAGATaataaaatatcttttattcaAGAAATGAAATGAGGACCATTGTGGACGGAGCTGGCATATTGTAATTGTATAATGGGCTTGGACTTGAGCAAACACAACAAATGTTGGTAATTCAACGAAAAAATATAGCCTGGTACTGTTTATCACATGGTTTGGCAATATAGGTTTAGAATGGGTGATTCCGCGCCAGTGCCCTTTTTTATCCCGTCTTGATGCTTAATTACTTTGGCACCAAAATAATGCGAGGCCAGTGGAGGAAAAATTGAAATGATATTATACCCCAGGCTTGATAGGTTTGGTTACAGCTGTCCACAGCATATGCAATTACTACGACTATGACTCAATTTACGGTTGTTGAgatgtgatgtgatgtgatgtgCGGCATATCCCCGGTGCATATCCTTATAGCTGCATGCCCTATAAATATCATCCAGATCATGAGATGCATAGAGCAGCAGCGCATACAGCATTCTTGCAGTTTCACCTACCTAGTACGGTACGCACTGCTTCGCATCCCCCTCTTGCAGTCTTGTTCTCATGCAACGTATTTCGATTCGGTCTCCATCTAACCCTTTGTCACTGAACACATTTGTGCTGCAGATTGATCTTGGGATAGCAGGTTTGAAGGaagcaacaaagaagaagaagaagtagaagatgaGCACCACCAAGACGTCGTGGCCGGAGGTGGTGGGCTGGCCGGCGGCGCAGGCCGTGACTCAGGTCAACACTGACAGGCCTGACGTCGCGATCGAGGTGCTCCCGTCTGGCACCAGCGTGTCCCCGGGGTTCAGTAGCGAGCGTGTCCGCGTCTTCTTCGATGGGACTGGCAGCGTCGCGGCCACTCCACAGGTTGGTTAGGCCGGCGGCGCCATCTTGCCAGGTCGACATTACCCGTCACTGAAATAGCTAGAGGAGCTTGATGCTATTTTGATTATCTAGAAGCGGAAGACACATTTGATTTATCAATGTACCCGTCATGATTGGAGCCCTTAGCTATTTTGAGATTGGGTATGTCTTATGGTTGTATCGTCTTTATGTGATGTTTTGAGTTAATAAAATACCTTTTATAAAAGAAATGAAATGAGGACCTTTGTGGACGGAGCGGACATATTGTAATTGTAATGGGCTTGGGCTTGAGCTAGTAAACACAACAAATGTTGGTAATTCAACACAAAATTATAGCCTGGTACTGTTTATCACATGGTTCACAATATAGGTTCATATGGGTGAATCCAGTGCCCGTTTTTTCGTATTAGCCCAGCTACATGCTTAGTTACTTCAGTACCAAAATAATGTAGGTTTAGTGGAGTAAAAATTGAAATGATATTGTACCCATTCACTTGACAGTTGTTGAGATGTGTTGTGTTGTAGTTACTACGACTCAATTTACAGTTGTTGAGATGTGATGTGATGTGCTTATTTTACAGTATGTCGTTGCAGGAAATAGCTACAAAACTAGAGATAAGTTCGCTAAAACTGTAAAATGGACAAAAAATTGTTGCATAAATTGGATTATCATAATCTTTCATAATGTAAACAAAGACTAAAGACGAGGGATTTGCATGCTTCTCCAAGACGTTATTGTGTCGGTCCACCAATCAACGATATTGGTATGTGTTGCAATAAGTGTATATCTCTCTTGATATTCTTTTAGGTTTTTATAAAACCGTTGATTACAACATAACATAGGAACTAAAGTTGAACCTACATATAAGTTCACATATATAGTTTACTTTCAATTTTACTGGTACTGCTACACTTTCTTAACAAATATAAAATGTTACCAAATAAAATGTTCTTTTGCTCAAAAGACATATTGTAAGGGATACATATTGCAATCTAATAGATATTGCTTTGTAAATAACTTAGTTTATGAGTTTGGTTAGTAGAAAAAGATGCTTAAGTCTAAGAGAATAAATTTAACATGGCTGAAACATAACATAAAACGAATGCTTTACACGTATACATGTGTCATACGCAGAGGGACCATCGCTCAACACTGGAAACGCTCAGGATGGCCTCTAGCTTAGCCATTTTTATTCTCTTATGTATAAGTAGATGATTTTTGTTTACGTAAAACATAGGAATATACATTTGGGGGGCATAAAGGTGCGCTTAAACAAGTACGGCACCACACATATAAACACAATGTCTACAAAGACTGGCAGGCTAACGAAGTGTTCTTTTCCCTAGGCCCTACCGATGGCTAGGTTACACCTTCCCTCCAAGCAACATCAGCGAGACTGTGGATTCGCCTGCCCTCCGACTACCGCTccggtggccggcggcggggagaagAATTCCGGTGCCTTGGCCCTggctagtagtttaggttagggttttAGTCCTCGCAGGGGCGGCATTCAGACGGATGGCACCACTTCTTCTTTGAGTTGGTCTTTTGGGCTCCGATCCTCCTTGATTTGTCTGTCTAAAGTCTAAACTGAACCGACAGAGCTCTGGAGTATATTACTGATCGTCTCCTTAGGGtgatgaggttagggtttctcgttgTGCATGTGCGACGGCGAGATCCGTTGTGAGGCACTTCGGTTCGACTGAAGGGTTCAATGACGACGACTACGACTCCAACGCGCTGGTCCTTAAGGACACATGCACAAAGACTTCCCGACTGTTATCGGCAAGGCCGGGCCGGCTCCAGTAGGGGAGCGCCACCGACAGTGGTGTGTCGGTGGCTCGTTTTGACGACGGCAGTGGTCGTTCAGTGTTCCAGAGACCTCAATGTAATCTTTATTATGTTTGGGGTGCTTTATACTTCTAGTGAACTTTTTTAATAAACCTAGATGCATTttcacaaaaaataaaataaaggtaTGCTTAGATTTCTTATTGTCGATCGTAATCCAGTATGTCTTTCGTttttctaatttgaactacatgtgtgcACTGAGTACGTTTGGCTTTGCTCATTTGGGCTTAGCTAAACACAAGCCGGCGTCTCTAGCTCCAAAGCACACCACGCTCGTTGCCGTCCAGAGCGAGTCATTTTGGCTGCCTGACTTGGGCAAGAATATATGTGCAATATCAGCTAGATTGCCACCAAACACTAGAGAACATTTCCTTGTACCAAAGACCAATCCTTGCTCAGCTAAGTTAGGAACTCAGGTTAGCTTCTGCTATAGATCCAAACACACAAGGGGCACCTTGATAACATTTTTCGAAAAATACATGCGGCCTGCGAGCAGACTTGGTCACAGCACACAAGGGGTGACAAAACCAAGGTCCCGGCAACGACGGCATATGCCCGTTCCATATCCTCTGGCTGCCCTATAAATATCATCCGTACCCATGAGATGCATACACCGGATAAAACACAAGTcaagaagcaaagaaggagaaagAGAAGGTAGAAGATGAGCACCGCCAAGACGTCGTGGCCGGAGGTGGTGGGCTGGCCAGCGGCGCAGGCTGTGACTCAGATCAACACCGACAGGCCTCACGTCACGATTGAGGTGCTCCCGTCCGGCACCAGTGTGGCCCCGGGGTTCAGCAGCGAGCGAGTCCGCGTCTTCTTCGACGGGACTGGCAGCGTCACGGCCACTCCAACGGTTGGTTAGGCCGGTGCCGCCATCTTGCGAGGTCGACGTTACCGGTTGACAGATCGTGAAAGAGTCCTTTCATGTTATTTTGATTATTTAAAAGTGGAAGACGCGTTTGATTTCATTAATGTACTCATTATGATTGTAGCCCTTACCTACTTAGAGGCCGTGCTGGTGTGTACTCTTCGCGATTGTATGGTCTTGATGTAATTTTTGAGTTCATAATATACCTTTATATCAAAGAAAAGAAAGTAATGAGTGAAGATCTTTATGGACAAAGATGTCATAGTTGTAATTGTAATGGGCTCCAATGAACCCTACAGACGTTGGTAATTCTGCACAAAATTATAGCCTGGTACTATTTATCACATGGTTTGACCATATTGGTTTATATGGGTGAATCCAATACCCAGATTTCCTGCCTTAGCCTGGCTTCAAGCTTAAGTACTTCAGCACTAAAATGATGTGAGTTTACTGGAGGAAAAATTAAAATGATGTTGTTCCCAGTCGCTTGACAGGTTTACTCACAGCATTCCAGAGCATAACAAAGACTCAATTTACAGTTGCTGTTGGATTATTAATATTATAATGTTGTTTTCCACATTGTAAGGGATAGATATTGCTTTGTATGTAACAGAATTTATGAGTTTAGTTAGTAAAAAAATGTGCTTAAGTTGTATTTAAAGAAAAAAAAGTAATGTGTTACTGCTTTTCTACAACTAATTTGCGTAATTGAAACTTCACAGAAAACATACCGCCATGCATAATCAGAAGTATCACCTTCATTATCATTTCATGGTGCATTTGAAATTCACACTGGTCAAACTGTTAACAACAATCCCCGTTGCGTTAACCCCTGACTAGACAAGTTCGTTGTTCGACAAGTTTTTGTGCAATATTGCATAAATAATAATTTCTTTTTATGATGAGCTTTTCATGCAGGTTACACGTGCAAAGAGAAGTTTTGATGTAAAGGCAAAATACAATTGCATGGCACATGCACGTACATACTTGTACATGCACATCATGGTGCAACTACTACGTGTGCATGCACACACACGGCCTGGCCACTTTCTTTTTTTAGTCTAGACATAGCTAGCTTAGATACATATACGCATTTATGTATTTACGTATTTGAATACCGGCAAGCTCACATTACATATCCGAATGCCAGTTCGTATGCATACCGTAGGTATTTGAGTATCTTCGACGGGCCGGCAAGTGCGTACATATATGTACGGGAGTACATGAAATACCTAACTAGGTAAATATATGCATGTACGTGtatctttgttttgctttttgaATTGAACAGGTACATGAAATGTGCAATGTGTTAGCGGGGTGCAATCTACAAACACGTACAGTACAAAGCTGTCTATTTGCATCATTTACTTGGCAAGTAAATATTCAGGTGCATACGTATAATCAGCAAGCCAGAAAAGGAAATATGGAAATAACTGCAACCGACGATCGAGAACCGCCTAGATGGTCACGGGGCACATAAACAAGGTATACATACAGATTTTCTTTTCTTTACTTTGTGCAGGTTTGTGCGTCAAGAAAAACAATAAAAGGAAACCCAAGCGCCGGGCTGCGTGTTAAACATCAGTCCAACCCTAGCCATCCATCCTATAAATAGTTGACCGGGGGGCGGAACGCACGAGCGAACACAACTCACGCACAGCTTGCGAGGGAGACAGAAGGCATGCATCaacactaccggactcgcgggctatgcctacggcccaggaccgtcggcatagatctatgcctacggctgccgtcgacATAGCCCCGTCGgtgtagatcacgtcagcgtagatgtgtcagaccgtcggcgtagtatagccgtcggcataggcccgtatgccgacggccgtgggacaaccgtcggcataggtccatatgccgacggccgtgggacaaccgtcggcatagtttagccgtcggcgttgttttccatctgacggcaacggacggcgccgtcaaaagcgcTAGCGAACCAGGGGAAGACACATTgcgcaggtatgccgacggctCGACGGCCTAGACGTCGGCATACCTGCGCCACGTGTCGTCCCCTGGCTTCTCCTGGCGGCAGggatatgcctacggcaaagccgtcggcatagacatCTATGCCAGCCAGGGCGGCAGGGATATGCCTacgcaaagccgtcggcatagacatctatgccgacggctttgccgtaggcatatccCTGCCACGTGGCGCGTCCTGGTAGCTCCTGGGCTATGCCGAGGGCAATGCCGTCGGCATACTTGCTGAccagaagcaaaaaaaattatactaGCCAAAAAGGCTAGTAATTTCATAGTTGATACATTAGCCAAAAAGGCTAGGGTTGGTCATGTTATAGCCCAATAATAATCCTCATGAATATACAAGTTACACAAGAAAAAACGCTGTTTGTCCGCTCATTATAGTACTAGTGTTTGGTAGAGCTCATATACAAGGGTATGAGCAATACAACAATGTCTGGAATGGACATGCATGAATATAACAACATAGCCCACAGCAAAGGGCACAGGGTATACAATCATAACATAGTTTTCCACTAGATACAGAGTAGGTATTTAAACTGGACACAAATAGCTCCTGTGATGATTTAGTAGATACAGAGTAGGAGTATGTAGGACTTGATCATGAGGTAATATGAAAATCAACTAAACAAAGCAAAAAGGTATTTTGGAGCATCTTGAACTCCTTGACAAATAGACCGAGTGCTAATTAAGGAACATGTCAGTGTACACATATGGTTCATGTGATGCTGGTTGTAAGCAAAGAAGAGGAGTTGACCAATGCTAAaatgttgaactccctaaaagaGAAAGGCATGTTCTCTGAAAGCACATACATAGTTCTAATCTAGACGCAACTGTAAGTCAAAATCGAAAGTCTAGATCAGATTGCATACATAACGATAAAACTGAATTACACACACAAAAGATTCAGATTTTTTTTGTGGCAACAAGGAAGCAAGCAAACTAATTGGCAAACAATGCAGCAATGTCCAGGTGATTGAGTACTAGGATCTGACAGCAATAGCACCAAGTTAAATTCAGTCAAGCGTGTAAGTAGATTCAGACCAGCAGCATACCAAGCAAAAAAATCAGATTTCAAACAGGCTAGCTAGCTATAATTTGATGCAATCCTGATGGTACAAACATGCTATCTAGATTAAACACCAACAATTAACACAGCCTAGCTGCAGTAACTAACAAGGCCATTATAAATTATTAGCATGCATGATCCGCAGTACTAGGAGGCTGAATCAATGCACATCACAGTAACCACAAATGGGGTCTAATACAAGAGCAGAATCTAACAAGTGTGCTGCTCCAAATCATCATTACTTGTAAATAGGAATGATCTTCTCCATGACACAGGCACGACAAGCACAAACAAAATCACCCATGCGCATGAAACAGAGCAAGGTACTAATATAGCAGCACAAGAGAGGGAGCTAGAGGTAGGAGACGGATTCACATGAGAGGAGGTTGTAGTCGATGGCGCACACAACCACAGTCGCCGTCACGCGGTAGAGGAGGTTGTAGCCGAGTTGGACCATGTGTGGGGCGTCGTCGTGCTGGTGGATGCCCTGGTTGTCGTCATCGTCAACGGAGGATGCATGCTGCTCCGAATCTAACAAACAAGTAAGAGCTAGTGTTGTTGATCTAGTACAGAAATTAAGCAAGCTAGTATAGGAGACACACATGCTGCTAGTATCTACAGAAAGCAATCAAGttgcctgtgtgtgtgtgtgcttgggCTCCAAAACTAACAGAGCATGCTAGCGTCAACAGAATCAATCACAAggttattttgttgttgttgttgttgctagcaCTGCTAGCTGTATGTGttgatccatccatccatggacCTAACTAATGTTGTTGTATCTCTAAACGaagtgcagcaacacaagaagaagAACTAAAACTGTGGAGCACATGTGTACCTATACTCATCCATGTCAAACTGTACCAAACCATCCATACATTGCCAGATTGATAATTGCACGTAATCAGGAATTAAAGTTCACACCTAAATAAAATACATAAACAGCAAGGAATATAAATTCCACATGGAAATTAGAGGGAAACCAAATCCATGTTGTGGCAGCAAAATTAACCAATCCCTATTGGTACTATCTAACTAAAGAACCAGAATTCTAAACTCATCTTCTCTTTCTGTTTGGTACTAACtagacaaataaataaataaatgacttGTTCATACAAATCCCCCTAGGATTCCTTCATACAAGAGGATTTGCATCACATATTCCTCTACCTCCTCCTCGAATAGTGCGTTCAGTTGAATAGCAAATGAGTTAATGAGATGTAATGTACTATCTGTCTAGTAATGGCTGATGCTTCTATATATCCATACTTGTTGGTCTCGTTTATTAATGTACCCCCTCCGTCCATAAtaataatataagagcattttttgacactagtgtggtttcagaaacactcttatattatgggtcaGAGGCAGTACAATCTAGTCTAGTAAATCACATCTAATTTAACATGTAGCTTACCAGTAAAGCCAAGATAGCAAAGAACTTTGCTCCTCGCGTGCTGATACTCCTTTCCCCATTTTCTTTTTTGCCAAAACTACTGTACTGTACATGAGGACGAATGAGTCAACCAATCGAACAAACAGGCCACAATCAATCAATATATATAAATAAAAATTACAGTAGCTAGACCCCTTGGACAAAAGCTTTCTGGACATTTTAAACAAGAAAGATAGCGATTTCGTTCTGCATCAAAGTGGTTCGACTACGAACTGCCAGATTACATACAGCAAAAAAGATGAGTCTTTTTCCTCATGTAGTCTCCTCAAATTAAAACTCCATAAATTTGCTGCTAGAGTTACAGGTTTATAGTTTAGATTGATGAGGGCACCTCCGTGCTTGCATTGAACATGCCAAATAGAGCATGTGCGTGTGGTTTCGAGTTGAAGATGCCAAACAAATCTGAACCTCCTCCCCGAGGAGATGGAGGTGGAGGATTTGCAGCAGCAATAGTGAGCAGAGGAAGGAGGCGGAGGAGATGGAGGTGCTACCTGCCAAGCTGGGTCGTTGTGGCCATGCTTGAGCTCGGCAGGCCCCGCCTCCTCGAGCAGGACAGGGCCGCCAGCTAGGTGCGCCCCTCGTCCTCTGCCTCCTCGAGCAGGAAGGACGGCGCCCTCCTGCCGTCGTCGCCGTCCAGACCACTCCAAGGTGACCTGCAGCAAGGGAAGGAAAGGAGGAGGTGAGGTGAGGGTGGATTCGGGCGAGGAAAGAGGGGAAGGACGTACCTGCGCCACACCGGTAACGGATCCGTCGAGCTctggcctcgccatcgccggaTGTGCCTGATTCCGGCGATGTTAGGGGTGGCGGCCGAAACCCTAGCTAGCCATGGGGACGGCGGAGGGCGTGAGCGCCGATTCTGGATGGGGCGGAAGGTGGAGCGGACCTAGGGGAGCTCGGGGGCGTGCTGCGCGCTGCTGGAGCTCACCGGAACTGGCCtgcgtgggtggtggcggcggcgagggagagagattcgtgggggggggggagaggagtcGCGAGAGACAGAGAGGTTCGATTCGTGGGGAGAGAGCGAGGTAGGGGTCGGGTGGGATCgtttatctttttcttttttttcctttcctcTAGATGGATGCATGGATGGATGCGAGGTGGACAGCTagatggatagatggatggatatgcgccacgtcatcgatccgtggcacAAATGTGTCCACCAATAGGAACCAATCTCATACAATTGTGttctttctcttttgtttttcttctaatTTCTTCTACCATCTTGGACCGACCGACGACGATCCGCGAGgggagaggagggcggcgaggaggag is from Triticum aestivum cultivar Chinese Spring chromosome 3A, IWGSC CS RefSeq v2.1, whole genome shotgun sequence and encodes:
- the LOC123056768 gene encoding uncharacterized protein, whose translation is MARPELDGSVTGVAQVTLEWSGRRRRQEGAVLPARGGRGRGAHLAGGPVLLEEAGPAELKHGHNDPAWQYSSFGKKENGERSISTRGAKFFAILALLFDMDEYRSTTLALTCLLDSEQHASSVDDDDNQGIHQHDDAPHMVQLGYNLLYRVTATVVVCAIDYNLLSCESVSYL